The nucleotide window GAAGATCCGTCAATGTTCCACAAGGCCTTGCTCGCCGAGCTGGGAAGAACGGATAAGTAGGGGCCGGAAACTGGGACAGAGAGGAGATATCAGTCTGACGGGTGCCTGGTTTGAGATCATCCAATCCTGACAGGGGTAAAGCATTGACAACGATCCGTGGAAATGCTAAGGATGCCGGGACATACTGATCGATAGACGATAATACTCAACCATCCGCGAGGATGGGGCGGAAAGCCTACAGGGTCTCACTGAGACAGCCGGGATGCCGAAATATCAGACGATATTCGGGCCCGGCTTTTTTGTGCCCGAAGACTCGCTCAGCAGCAAGGATGCCCATACGGGCGCTGCAGCATGCCGTTCACGTCGGTGACGGGAAACGGCACCACAACCTGATGATACACGATAATACTCAACCATCCGCGAGGATGGGGCGGAAAGCCTACAGGGTCTCACCGAGACAGCCGGGTTGCCGAAATATCACGCGATATTCGGGCCCGGCTTTTTCATTTTCTACGTCAGGAAAGGTACTACACCAGACATGCACCGCACACACACCCCGTCACCTGTCGTCGCAGGGGTTCGACTCATGGCCCTGTCCCTGTCCATTCTGATCCTCAATGGATGCGCCGCGATGAAAAATGTCTGGCAGGACCCGCTCCATCCTGAGGCGGAGATAGAGCGGAATCATTTTCCGGCTGACAAGGGAAATGATGTCATCGGCCGACCGGCATCTCTTCGGCTTGAAGCGGGGGACACCCTCCCGGATATCGCACGGCACTTCGGCCTGGGGATCAATGCGCTCAGTGCCGCCAATCCCGGCGTGGACATGTGGGTTCCCGAAGCCGGAGAGCAGATCATACTGCCGCTCAGCTTCATCCTTCCGAATGCTCCCAGAAAGGGGATCGTGGTCAACCTGGCCACCATGAGGCTCTTTCACTTCAAAGGGGATGGCGCGTCACCGACGGTGTCGACCTATCCGATCGGTATCGGGACGCGTGAGCGCCCCACCCCCATGGGCTCCATGCGTGTGGCGCGCAAGACGGCCCGTCCCACCTGGAACGTACCCGCATCGATTGCCGAGGATCATCGCAAGAAGGGAGATCCCCTCCCCGCGAAGGTTCCGCCAGGCCCCCTGAATCCACTGGGGGAATACGCGCTCTATCTGAGTAAGGCGGGGTATCTGATCCATGGCACCAACAAACCGGCCAGCATAGGCCTCAAGGCGTCCAACGGCTGCCTGAGGCTCTATCCGGAAAACGTGAAGGTGCTTTTCAACGACACCCCGGTAGACACCTCGGTGCTGATCGTCAACCAGCCCTATCTGATCGGCCAGCGAG belongs to Geobacter sp. SVR and includes:
- a CDS encoding L,D-transpeptidase family protein, coding for MHRTHTPSPVVAGVRLMALSLSILILNGCAAMKNVWQDPLHPEAEIERNHFPADKGNDVIGRPASLRLEAGDTLPDIARHFGLGINALSAANPGVDMWVPEAGEQIILPLSFILPNAPRKGIVVNLATMRLFHFKGDGASPTVSTYPIGIGTRERPTPMGSMRVARKTARPTWNVPASIAEDHRKKGDPLPAKVPPGPLNPLGEYALYLSKAGYLIHGTNKPASIGLKASNGCLRLYPENVKVLFNDTPVDTSVLIVNQPYLIGQRDGVLYLEAHTPLENPGAGAIEQEKVNEKLRKLEKKSGRPLDWKKVQQVQAEARGIPVPIFAMEPGRTVEPTRPVEVGHPDKLYGSPESPELKPGAWHVLAAEMREEIDARRLAAIINHQGPQIPARVLPKSGGYRVVAGPFNDAGEAREAARRLKIDLELDGMVIEPAREIAMQH